The genomic interval TAGGACGGCGGTTTCAAACCGCCGCTCCTTGAAGCTTGCTCAGCTTCGTAAACCAATCTCGCCGCCGCCACATCTTCTACCGCCATCCCGAGCGACTTGAAAACCGTTGTCACACCCGGCTCGATCCGCTTCGTTCCGTTTAGAATTTCGCCCAATTCAGCGAAAGGCGTCGCGCCGGAAAGAATCACGTCGCCGGATTCCTTTCGCGCGCCTTCGTACGAATCCACGATCAGCACATTCTTCATCGCGTCATCATCCAATTCCCGCCAGTCCGGCCGCGACGCGCCGACGGCATTGACGTGCGTTCCCGGGTTGAGCCATTCGCCTTTCAGGATCGGTGTGCGCGCACTCGTCGCTGTGACGACGACATGCGCCCCGCGGACGGCCTCCTCGATTTCCATCGCCTTGATCCCATGCTCGGCCGCGAACGCCTCGGCTTTCTCCCGGTGATGATTCCAGACCCGCACTTCCTCGAACGGCCGCACATGCCGCAGTACCTCCAGATGCGCGCCGGCCTGCACCCCTGCGCCGAGCAGTGTCAGTACTTTCGCATCCGATGCGGCCAGCGCATCCGTCGCCACGGCCGACACCGCTGCCGTCCGCATCTCCGTAATGTAACGCCCATCCATGAGCGCGAGCGGTTCCCCCGTTTTCGGATCGAACAACGCGATGACCGCCATGTGCGTCGGCAGGTCGGTATTGCCGGGATAAAATGTAACCATCTTGATCCCCATCGACTCACCCGACGCCGGCATCACGCCGAAAAAGCCGCCATTCTGGGCGAGCACACCGCGTAAAGGTTGTTGCCACTTTCCCGCCGAGAACTCGGCCAGGACCTGACGCATCGCCGAGATCAACGCGTCGATCCCGAGAAGCTGCCGGACTTTATCTTCGTCGAAGTAATCCATCAGCCCGGCTTTTTAGCATCTTGTTCGAAGAACCGGAAGGCCGACCGGAGGAGGAGCATCCAGAGCACGGTGTAAACCGCGAACACAAGGTAATAGCCGGGCGACAAAAACATGTCGTCGCTCACGAGTCGGGTGCAGAAAAGTTTAACGGGATAACCGTAAACCAGGGCTGCGAAAAAAAGCGCCGCCGTGACCGGTTGGTACCATGGCCCAGAGCCCGTGGTGAACAACCCCATGGCGCCCGGAATGAACGGCAGCCCGAGCGCGCAGAGGAAAAGAAAAGCCGGCAAAAAAATCACGCCTCCGCGGACCGTTCGATAGATTCGTCCTCGCATCATTTCCCGGGTTGATTGCGAGAGAGCGCTGTGGCCACGGCGCTCAGTCGCCGTGAGCACGCTTCATAACAGGTTGCGCGACCGAACGCCGACACAGCGCCGTCGCTACAACTTCGTTTTGCGCCGCCGCTCAGGTGGTCCGGGCCTGGAGTCCCTCCGCCAGCTTGCGCATGGCGTCCATGCCGGCGGGACTGCAGTAATCGGCCGGATTTTGGGGCGGGAATTCGTCCCGCACCGCGATGCAGCGCTGGCGAAT from Chthoniobacterales bacterium carries:
- a CDS encoding ornithine cyclodeaminase family protein, giving the protein MDYFDEDKVRQLLGIDALISAMRQVLAEFSAGKWQQPLRGVLAQNGGFFGVMPASGESMGIKMVTFYPGNTDLPTHMAVIALFDPKTGEPLALMDGRYITEMRTAAVSAVATDALAASDAKVLTLLGAGVQAGAHLEVLRHVRPFEEVRVWNHHREKAEAFAAEHGIKAMEIEEAVRGAHVVVTATSARTPILKGEWLNPGTHVNAVGASRPDWRELDDDAMKNVLIVDSYEGARKESGDVILSGATPFAELGEILNGTKRIEPGVTTVFKSLGMAVEDVAAARLVYEAEQASRSGGLKPPS